In Miscanthus floridulus cultivar M001 chromosome 8, ASM1932011v1, whole genome shotgun sequence, the sequence ATTCAACCATGAGGGCGGTGAATCACTCTGAGGGCAAgtggctgaggaaggcgaaggagaacAAGAAGAGAAAGAAGCAGCAGAAGCTATGGGTGtgggaatgaggggaggacactgacgacgacgacaatgatgatgatggcaatgacgacgaggtgatggaggaagaagaaatggtagccgatgatatcgagtgggacaaccttgAGAACGAGGATGCGCTGACACGCATCGGTTCATCCTTGCAAGCgtcgggacccttcccgttccacggaGGGGAGGGAACATCCGGAGAACCGACGGAGGCGGGCTATTCCAATGATGCCCCTAGGAACCGACAGAGGCGGAACACACCGTCGGCCTGCCCCAGGAGCCAATAGAGGTGGGCGGCTTCGCCGTCGCACCCCAAGAGCAAAGGGGAGTGGGGCATTCCGCCAATGTGCCCCAGGAGCCATCAGGGGTGAGCCTCTCTGCCTAGGAGCAGGTGGCGGGCTTGAAACGGCCTCGTTTTGATGAGACGGAGCAAGGGTtagggggttcatcccccaaatgcATCTACCACCCAACAGCACCGAGGTGAGCCATCAACTCCTCTGCTTCTTCCTATTTTAGTCGAATTTCATTGTGACTTATGTTTTTCACTTCTTGCAGCGCTGGCAGGCATCGAAATCCTTTGGCACTGACACCAAAGAAGAGTGTCGCCCTCTAATCGGGATGGCGACCATCAGCTGGTGTCACGCCTGGATCGGTTGGGAGCGGTGTCGGTGTGGCCGTGTTGCCAGCCGGTCAGGCGCCGCCCACGGCGACGTCGGTGCCCTCGGCGAGGAAGGCGGACGTGGGTGTACAAGGGGCGCCCTCGGCGGTCGCGGAGCAGCCGCTCATGGCCGTAATACTGCTACCAACGATGGGGCGGATAGAGCTACCGACCGCGCTCATGGTACCGACCATGGCGGGGGTGGCATAGCCGGTCGTGACCCTACCGACGTAGGTGGAGTTTGTGGCGCCCATGATGGATGGGTCATGGTCGGGCGTGACCACAACATCGCCTGAGGTATCGACACGACCCatgccatcggtggcccaagcAATGGCGCCTGACATGGGCCAGATGGAGGGGAACATGGTCGAGGGGTCCCCAAAagtcatggtgctaggagagaggcTCACGTCTGCACTGCTGATCCCTTCCATCACCGAAGGGGGTGTCCTGGTGAAGGCGTCGCGGCGAGAGGTGTCAGCGATGCTTGGGGCCGGTGAGGAGTCGTCCCTAACCTTGACCTTAGAGAGTGGTGGCTTGCGTGCGTGGGGCGCACCCCTGCTCTGGTGGATGGACCTGCAGGATCCGTCGTCGACGCTCTTTACCCTTGATGATGCCacagagagcatggagcaggagagcctcAACGTAGGGATCACGTCCGTGCTCGAGGCCCTGGATAACGCCACGGGTGCTTTGCATGATGTCGTCGTTCCCTCTAGCCAGGTATTGCTCGATCTTGCCTCACACCCTTCTCTTCCTCGGACGTGGGTGGCCGAGGTCCGTCGGGATGCTGACAAGGCCgagaaggcgttcgaggccctgtCGGTGAGGTCGCACAAGGATGACAAAGAAGCCAccagggtcaggaaggagcgggatgagctgctctagaaggtcGCCATAGCCTACCAGCGAATCCTTGACCTCTTGGGCGAGGATGAGAGGGAAAGGGATCTGAAGCtgggggccaaggagaagctcacggccctagagaaaagggcgAGCCAAGATGCCATGGTGGTCGCTTGGCTGCGCAACGAGCAGGATGAGCTATCTGAGGCCATGGAGAGGCTTCGCTCGGAGCGTCACACGGCTTgcgaggagcatgaccaggcttTCTGAGAGCGTGACTAGGCCTACCGAGAGCGTGACAATGCGCAGTAGAAGGTCAGCTCCCTCCAGGCCGAGCTCAAAAGGGAGACAACCCGAAAGCTAGAGGCCAAGGGCGTTTCTGCCTGGTTGGCTATGGATCTGGCTCGGGGCTAGGCGGAGCTCGCCAATGTGAAGACAAATCTCCAGGCAGAGAGTGACAAGCTCGGTATCCTAAGTGctaccctcggagtggtctgcggTGACCTTGAAGTGGTGaagtcggaggggaccagctcgctcacggATCGTGCCATCGAGATCACGGTTTGAGCGTGCTAGTTCGAGAGGAACGCCCTTCGTGCCGGCATCAATTGAGCCTTCATGATTGCCCATTCCCATTATGGGGACAGCATTGATCTACAAGCAATGAGCCTCGGCCACACGTCTGGTTATGAAGAtcatgagctagaggagatggagacggcgGTGGTTCCCATTTCGCAGGACATGGCGGACAAAATCGAAGACATAGTACTCccctagaggggttagttagttaggTGAATTTGGGTCGTAGAGCCAAAAATCTTGTAATGAACAAGTATTTTGTCGTTTTGAATCATTTGTCCTTTTTTAATGGTGAAAAAGGAGTGTGATGCGAACTTGTGATGCACAAGTTTTTATTTTGAAGGTAATGCGAGTAGATGTGACCTGATCCCCTCCATTGTTGGGTCTGCTCAGCTCAAGCCGATgaaaaaactttgatcacgctgggGAGCAAAAGCGTTGTAGTCGTCAGGGCGTAGGTCTTTTAGCGGTCTACCCGGTTTTACTCATAGTTAGTTTCTATGACTTTTGCTTTTTAGACCTtcacgtaaggaggggtcgggtgtGAAAGGCGTTTCTGAGTAAGAGTAttcccttatcagcccccgagtgaggcctgacccctggCCATtgttggggtcgggtgtcactaagaaCTGGGGAAGCGAAtcaaaactgataaggaaaagtgccTTTTATTTCAGAAACACGGTTTTACATAAGTACATCAATGACTTAGAAAAGagctaagggtaaaagcgatgtagctgctcaatgttccatgtGTTAGTGAAGATTTGGCCAtcgatggttttgagcttgtaggtgcccagtcggagcacctccgcgacgacgtacggtccttcccatggtggggatAGCTTGTGGCGATCCTTATTGCTCTGGACGAGGTAGAGTACCAAGTCttcgatgttgaaggcccgaccccgcaccCGATGGCTGTGGTATCGGTGCAATGCTTGCTAGTACTTAGCCGAGCGAAGGAGGGCTACATCGCGCGCTTCatcgagctgatccatggcatctTTGAGGGATGCTTTGGCTCCCTGCTCATTGTACGCCCTAACCCTTGGCACCCCATActcgaggtcggtcgggaggatggcctcaaagccttagaccatgaagaagggagtgtagccggtggcccggctaggggttGTCCTTATGCTCTAGAGCACCGTGGGGAGCTCCGCGACCCATCGGCCACTAAACTTGTTCagttggttgaagatcctaggcttgaggccttataggaccaAACCGTTCACGCGCTCGACATGCCTGTTCGTACGGGGGTgtgccacggtggcccaatcaacGCGGATGTGATGTTCATCGGTGAActggaggaacttcttcctggtgaactaCGTGttgttgtccgtgatgatggagttcaggactccaaaacgatggacaatgtcaaggaaaaatagcacggcttgcttggatttgatcagagagatcggccgagcctctatccacttcgtgaacttgtctatggcgacAAGTAAGTgcgtgtagcccccgggcgcttTTTTAAGAGGCCCGACCATATCGAGCCCTAGACCACgaacgaccatgtgatggggatggtctaaaGCGCCTGAGCAGGCAGGTGGGTCTACCAagcatagtattggcaccctttgtaggtgcgcaCAACTTGCTTAGCGTCAGCTACTACGGTTGGCTAGAGGAAGCCTTGTCAGAAcgtgttcccaaccaaggttctaggagCTGCATGGTGCTCGCAAACCCGCCGTGGATGTCATCCAGCAGCTGCTTCCCTTATTCGATCGGGATACAGCACTAGAGGATCCCGATGTGGCCGTGCTTGTAGAGCTCTTCCTCAATGACAACAATCGACTTGGCGTGGCACGCGAGCCGCCGAGCCTCCGTCTTGTCTGCTGGTAACATGTCCTGGAGGAGGTAGTCGTGGTAGGGCATTCTCCAGTCGATAAGAGGGTCGGGCTCCACCGCTGGGTCAGCGTCAAGCTCCATCACCGGATCTTCGTGGACCTCCATAGCCTCGAGGTCGGATGGTGCCAATGGAGGGCCGACCCCTTAGCCTAGGGTGGGTAGGGCATTGTCGGCCCTAGCCCCTGTGCCTGGGTCGAAGGGATCGGGAGGGGCCGACGGTCGCCAACCCCCGAGGGCAAAGCTGATGGCTGTCCAGCCCCTAGGCCCAAGACGGGTGGATCATTACCGGCATGTCTCAGTTCCTCatagcggaccgagggcttgtgctgATCATAGGAAAAGACGCTAgtcgggactggctctcggcctgACGCCATCTTCGCTAGTTCGTCGGCTGCCTCGTTGAGCTATCgggggatgtggttgagctcgatgccgtcgaacttgtcctccagcttgcGGACCTCCTGGTAGTACATGGCCATCTTAGGgttatggcagcttgactccttcatgacctgatcgatgactagctaggagtcgccaCGGATGTCAAGTCGCTGGATGCCCAATTCTATCACGATGCGCAGGCCATTGACGAGAGCCTTGTACTCAGCCACATTGTTTGAGGTGGGGAAGTGGAGACGGATCATGTACCTCATGCACACCCCAAGGGGCGAGACAAAAACTAGCCCTATGccagcacccttcttcatcagcgaaccgtcgaagtacatggtccagtactcttgatcaacgactaccggtggcatttggatctcggtccattccacCATGAAGACAGCCAGAGCCTGGGACTTGATGGCAGTCCATGAGACatacgaaatgccttgacccatcaattCGAGAGCCCACTTGGCGATTATTTCTGTCGCATCCCGGTtctggatgacctcgccgagaggAAAGGACGTTACCACCGTCactgggtgtgactcaaagtagtggcgcaaTTTTcgtttggtgatgaggacggcgtagaGGATCTTTTGGATCTGGGAGTAACAGATCTTAGAGTCggacaagacctcactaa encodes:
- the LOC136468585 gene encoding uncharacterized protein, which gives rise to MLGILREVAEHALKIRLDSKPMKQRLSRFDKEMRRAIGEEIVKLLAAGFIKEVYHPKCEVLSDSKICYSQIQKILYAVLITKRKLRHYFESHPVTVVTSFPLGEVIQNRDATEIIAKWALELMGQGISYVSWTAIKSQALAVFMVEWTEIQMPPVVVDQEYWTMYFDGSLMKKGAGIGLVFVSPLGVCMRYMIRLHFPTSNNVAEYKALVNGLRIVIELGIQRLDIRGDS